A genome region from Trichosurus vulpecula isolate mTriVul1 chromosome 5, mTriVul1.pri, whole genome shotgun sequence includes the following:
- the LOC118850677 gene encoding olfactory receptor 6C74-like, with product MMGNRTTVTVFILLGLTDDPQWKIVLFVFLFLTYILSVAGNLTIILLTLLDSHLKTPMYFFLRNFSLLEISYTTVSIPKFLVSIASGDKTITYNCCLTQLFFAFLLGASEFYLLAAMSYDRYVAICKPLHYTTIMSSKVCTQLVLSSWVSGFLIIFPGLIVGLQLDFCASNAIDHFYCDTGPMLQLSCTDTQFLELLSFILALVTLLFTLALVILSYTLIALTILRIPSASQRKKAFSTCSSHMIVLSLSYGSCIFMYIKPSAKERISLTKGISLLNTSVAPLLNPFIYTLRNQQVKQAFKVAIQRTVPFSKK from the coding sequence ATGATGGGAAATCGTACAACGGTGACAGTGTTTATTCTCCTAGGATTAACAGATGATCCACAATGGAAGATTGtactctttgtctttctgttcctcacctACATATTAAGTGTTGCTGGCAACCTGACCATCATCCTGCTCACCTTGCTAGATTCCCACCTCAAGactcccatgtacttcttccttcGGAATTTTTCCCTCCTAGAAATTTCCTATACAACTGTCTCCATCCCTAAATTTCTGGTTAGTATTGCAAGTGGGGACAAAACTATTACTTATAACTGTTGTCTTACCCAgctgttttttgccttccttcttgGGGCATCTGAATTTTACCTTCTAGCTGCCATGTCCTATGATCGCTATGTTGCCATTTGCAAGCCTCTGCATTACACAACCATCATGAGCAGCAAGGTCTGCACCCAGCTTGTTCTTAGCTCTTGGGTATCTGGCTTCCTGATCATCTTTCCAGGCCTTATTGTAGGCCTCCAGCTGGATTTCTGTGCCTCCAATGCCATTGACCATTTCTACTGTGACACTGGTCCCATGTTGCAGCTCTCCTGTACAGACACACAGTTTCTTGAGCTCCTCAGTTTCATTTTAGCTTTAGTGACACTTTTGTTTACTTTGGCATTAGTGATTCTATCTTACACCCTTATTGCCCTGACAATTCTGAGAATCCCATCTGCTAGTCAGAGGAAAAAGGCTTTTTCCACTTGTTCTTCTCACATGattgtcctctccctctcttatGGCAGCTGCATTTTCATGTACATAAAACCCTCAGCTAAGGAGAGAATATCTTTAACCAAGGGAATATCCTTACTCAATACTTCAGTTGCCCCTTTATTAAATCCCTTTATTTATACCCTAAGGAACCAGCAAGTGAAACAAGCTTTCAAGGTCGCAATCCAAAGAACAGTACCTTTTTCAAAGAAATGA